The following coding sequences are from one Streptococcus sp. NPS 308 window:
- the tehB gene encoding SAM-dependent methyltransferase TehB, giving the protein MEKLIAYKRMPLWNKQTMPEAVQQKHNTKVGTWGKITVLKGALKFIELTEDGEVLAEHLFEAGADNPMAQPQAWHRVEAATDDVEWYLEFYCKPEDYFPKKYQTNPVHSEVLEAMQTVKPGRALDLGCGQGRNSLFLAQNGFDVTAVDQNELSLEILQSIVEQEDLDMPVGLYDINSASISRDYDFIVSTVVLMFLQADRIPAIIQNMQQHTTVGGYNLIVCAMDTEDYPCSVNFPFTFKEGELADYYKDWELVKYNENPGHLHRRDENGNRIQLRFATMLAKKVK; this is encoded by the coding sequence ATGGAAAAACTAATTGCCTATAAACGGATGCCCTTGTGGAATAAACAGACCATGCCTGAAGCTGTTCAGCAAAAGCACAATACTAAAGTCGGCACTTGGGGAAAAATTACTGTCTTGAAGGGGGCACTCAAGTTTATTGAATTAACCGAAGATGGTGAGGTTCTAGCTGAGCACCTCTTTGAGGCAGGTGCAGACAACCCTATGGCGCAACCGCAAGCTTGGCACCGAGTAGAGGCGGCAACAGACGATGTAGAATGGTACTTGGAATTTTATTGTAAACCTGAGGATTATTTCCCTAAGAAATACCAGACCAATCCAGTCCATTCAGAGGTCCTAGAGGCCATGCAGACGGTGAAACCAGGAAGAGCCTTGGATTTGGGTTGTGGTCAAGGCCGTAACTCTCTCTTTCTTGCACAGAATGGTTTTGATGTGACAGCTGTGGATCAAAATGAATTGTCCCTTGAAATCTTGCAAAGCATCGTAGAGCAAGAGGATCTAGACATGCCTGTAGGACTTTATGATATCAATTCAGCCAGCATTAGCCGAGACTATGATTTCATAGTATCGACAGTTGTTCTCATGTTTCTTCAAGCGGACCGTATTCCAGCTATTATCCAAAATATGCAGCAACACACCACGGTCGGTGGCTATAACCTTATCGTCTGTGCCATGGATACAGAGGATTATCCTTGCTCAGTCAACTTCCCATTCACTTTTAAAGAAGGGGAGTTGGCGGACTACTACAAGGATTGGGAGTTGGTCAAGTACAATGAAAATCCAGGACATCTGCACCGTCGTGATGAAAATGGCAATCGCATTCAACTACGCTTTGCGACCATGTTAGCCAAAAAAGTAAAATAA
- the smpB gene encoding SsrA-binding protein SmpB, which produces MAKGEGKVVAQNKKAHHDYTIVDTLEAGMVLTGTEIKSVRAARINLKDGFAQVKNGEVWLSNVHIAPYEEGNIWNQEPERRRKLLLHKKQIQKLEQETKGTGMTLVPLKVYLKDGYAKLLLGLAKGKHDYDKRESIKRREQNRDIARVMKAVNQR; this is translated from the coding sequence ATGGCAAAGGGCGAGGGAAAGGTCGTCGCACAAAATAAAAAGGCGCACCACGACTATACAATCGTAGATACGCTAGAGGCAGGAATGGTCCTGACAGGAACGGAGATCAAGAGCGTTCGAGCTGCTCGAATCAATCTCAAGGACGGCTTTGCCCAAGTAAAAAATGGAGAAGTCTGGCTGAGCAATGTTCATATCGCTCCTTACGAAGAGGGCAATATCTGGAATCAGGAACCAGAACGCCGTCGCAAACTCCTGCTCCATAAGAAGCAAATTCAAAAATTGGAACAAGAGACCAAAGGGACAGGAATGACCCTTGTACCCCTCAAAGTCTATCTCAAAGATGGATACGCTAAGCTCCTTTTAGGACTTGCCAAAGGGAAACATGACTATGACAAACGGGAGTCGATCAAGCGACGTGAACAAAACCGCGACATCGCGCGTGTGATGAAAGCTGTGAACCAGAGATAA